From Camelus ferus isolate YT-003-E chromosome 18, BCGSAC_Cfer_1.0, whole genome shotgun sequence, one genomic window encodes:
- the DPPA5 gene encoding developmental pluripotency-associated 5 protein isoform X2 has translation MGTPPQRQNLPPWVKAPGDLKNPEVLQVQTGLLEAMFGGSRIPYIEQVSKVMLEVRTLESSDLTEVLVYGPDLSKFRTKWMLQSMAERQRLRQERGILRLEEAMNSLELGPRMK, from the exons ATGGGGACACCGCCCCAGCGTCAGAATCTCCCGCCGTGGGTGAAAGCTCCTGGAGACCTGAAGAATCCTGAGGTGCTCCAGGTCCAGACAGGGCTGCTGGAAGCCATGTTTG GTGGATCTCGAATCCCGTACATCGAGCAAGTGAGCAAAGTCATGCTTGAGGTGCGGACTCTGGAGTCTTCGGACCTCACCGAGGTCCTGGTTTACGGCCCCGACTTGTCCAAGTTCCGGACCAAGTGGATGCTGCAGTCCATGGCGGAGCGGCAGCGCCTGAGGCAGGAGCGCG GGATTCTCAGACTGGAGGAAGCCATGAATTCACTGGAACTAGGCCCTCGGATGAAGTGA
- the DPPA5 gene encoding developmental pluripotency-associated 5 protein isoform X1 — protein MGTPPQRQNLPPWVKAPGDLKNPEVLQVQTGLLEAMFGPGGSRIPYIEQVSKVMLEVRTLESSDLTEVLVYGPDLSKFRTKWMLQSMAERQRLRQERGILRLEEAMNSLELGPRMK, from the exons ATGGGGACACCGCCCCAGCGTCAGAATCTCCCGCCGTGGGTGAAAGCTCCTGGAGACCTGAAGAATCCTGAGGTGCTCCAGGTCCAGACAGGGCTGCTGGAAGCCATGTTTG GCCCAGGTGGATCTCGAATCCCGTACATCGAGCAAGTGAGCAAAGTCATGCTTGAGGTGCGGACTCTGGAGTCTTCGGACCTCACCGAGGTCCTGGTTTACGGCCCCGACTTGTCCAAGTTCCGGACCAAGTGGATGCTGCAGTCCATGGCGGAGCGGCAGCGCCTGAGGCAGGAGCGCG GGATTCTCAGACTGGAGGAAGCCATGAATTCACTGGAACTAGGCCCTCGGATGAAGTGA